Proteins encoded in a region of the Antedon mediterranea chromosome 2, ecAntMedi1.1, whole genome shotgun sequence genome:
- the LOC140040770 gene encoding transcription initiation factor TFIID subunit 5-like, giving the protein MEAPEDTKENILKNGDETEQQKQMDKNTLAAVLQFLQKNNLKETAALLKKEADVKEKDIQNNEASNNQDVSSVLSAYNNESDPTFYHEHYNNLMQFIEDSLDVQKSELSQMLYPVFVHMYLELVYNDHENQAKHFFDEYSKEQEDYHQEDLTKLSVVTKKDHMTKNELMVCFRTSKYVIRLSRDSYQSLRRYLKDKQNSTVLTILEDHLYVDVFDGMPRNKEQISAKAGGMVGEARRDANKSKVYFGLLKEPDINLQLDDEEESGEGDDKPKKKKPKKDSLSSKKNKPDPNAPPNTRVPLPELKDSDKLARAIALRESLKRIRLAADSLPSICFYSFLNAYDGLISTDISDDSSMMACGFSDSCVRVWSVTPKKLRNMKAAKQLDAIDKEAEDVLERIMDERTASEYKTMLGHSGPVYSTSFSPDKSFVLSSSEDGTVRLWSMYTYTNLVCYKGHNYPVWDSCFGPYGHYFASAGADRMARLWATEYHQPLRLFAGHFSDVDSVCFHPNSNYVVTGSSDRTIRLWDVTDGKCVRILTGHKGSILSLAFSPDGHYLASAGTDNKVLLWEMRHGYLLGELKGHTDSVYTVSFSRDGNILASGGADYSVKLWDAQKVFKDSSFDDLAGAQPSVISGTDELLLGSYPTKTTSVHHVHFTRRNLLLAAGPYTATS; this is encoded by the exons atggaaGCACCCGAGGATACAAAGGAAAATATTCTGAAAAATGGAGACGAAACGGAACAGCAAAAGCAAATGGACAAAAACACACTTGCTGCAGTATTGCAGTTTTTACAGAAAAATAACTTGAAG GAAACTGCAGCCTTACTAAAAAAAGAAGCTGATGTTAAAGAAAAAGATATACAGAATAATGAAGCAAGTAATAACCAAGATGTATCGTCCGTTCTCTCAGCATACAATAA TGAGAGTGATCCCACCTTTTATCATGAGCATTATAATAATTTGATGCAGTTTATCGAAGACTCACTAGATGTTCAGAAG AGCGAGTTGTCTCAGATGCTGTATCCCGTGTTTGTTCACATGTATCTAGAATTAGTCTACAATGATCATGAAAACCAAG CTAAACATTTCTTTGATGAGTACAGTAAGGAACAAGAGGATTACCATCAAGAAGATCTAACAAAACTGTCAGTTGTTACCAAGAAAGATCACATGACTAAGAATGAACTAATGGTATGCTTTAG AACAAGTAAATATGTGATTCGTTTATCCCGTGACTCTTACCAATCATTGAGAAGGTACCTTAAAGACAAACAGAATAGTACAGTGCTAACGATACTAGAAGACCACTTGTATGTTGATG TGTTTGATGGGATGCCAAGAAACAAAGAACAGATAAGTGCAAAGGCTGGTGGAATGGTAGGAGAAGCAAGGCGTGATG cAAATAAATCTAAGGTGTATTTTGGGTTGTTGAAAGAACCAGACATAAACCTACAACTCGACGATGAAGAAGAAAGTGGTGAAGGTGATGACAAACCAAAG AAAAAGAAGCCCAAAAAGGATTCTCTAtcttctaaaaaaaataaacctgATCCAAATGCCCCACCCAACACTAGAGTCCCGCTTCCTGAACT TAAAGATTCAGATAAGCTAGCAAGAGCAATCGCATTACGGGAATCGTTAAAGAGAATACGACTTGCGGCAGACTCCTTGCCTTCAATTTGTTTCTACTCATTCTTGAATGCGTATGATGG acTGATATCAACTGACATTTCTGATGATTCGAGTATGATGGCATGTGGTTTTTCTGACTCGTGTGTTAGAGTTTGGTCTGTGACGCCAAAGAAACTAAGAAACATGAAAGCAGCAAAACAACTAGATGCAATTGATAAAGAAGCTGAAGATGTTCTAGAGCGCATTATGGATGAAAG AACTGCTTCTGAATATAAAACGATGTTGGGTCACAGTGGCCCAGTGTACTCAACTTCCTTTAGCCCAGATAAAAGTTTTGTGTTATCATCCTCAGAAGATGGTACAG TTCGTTTATGGAGTATGTATACCTATACAAACCTAGTGTGTTATAAAGGCCACAACTATCCTGTGTGGGATTCCTGCTTTGG TCCATATGGTCATTATTTTGCATCGGCTGGAGCTGACCGAATGGCAAGGCTTTGGGCTACTGAGTACCACCAACCTTTAAGGCTGTTTGCTGGTCATTTTTCAGATGTAGAT agTGTATGTTTTCATCCAAATTCAAATTATGTAGTCACAGGGTCAAGTGACAGAACAATACGATTATGGGATGTCACAGATGGCAAGTGTGTGCGAATTCTTACTGGGCATAAG GGATCAATTTTAAGTTTAGCTTTCTCACCAGATGGTCATTACCTAGCTTCTGCTGGGACTGACAATAAGGTATTACTATGGGAGATGAGACATGGTTATTTATTAGGGGAACTTAAGGGGCACACTGATTCAGTTTATACAGTTTCATTCAGCAGAGATGGCAACATACTGGCATCAG GTGGTGCTGATTACAGTGTGAAATTGTGGGATGCACAGAAAGTATTCAAAGATTCTTCATTCGATGATCTAGCTGGAGCACAACCATCAGTTAT ATCTGGCACAGATGAGTTACTACTTGGTTCTTACCCCACCAAGACAACAAGTGTTCATCATGTCCACTTCACTAGACGAAATCTACTATTGGCTGCTGGCCCATATACAGCAACAAGCTGA
- the LOC140039377 gene encoding pyroglutamylated RF-amide peptide receptor-like → MASSQQIEQNNTTRKSSKRVLILAISIVLSFVILFSPFYIAVTFTDLQPDVHAVVVGILFSHSVINPVLYTFIGQNFKKNLLKMWCCVKFMPCFSRFAHEPASSFRTTTTTTIRHSTIRSNSKSSQDPDFGKDILGPNETIPLKQVL, encoded by the coding sequence ATGGCTTCATCACAACAGATTGAACAAAACAACACAACGCGGAAATCATCAAAACGTGTGCTTATTCTTGCTATTTCTATAGTTTTATCATTCGTAATACTCTTTTCACCATTTTATATCGCTGTAACTTTTACAGATCTTCAGCCAGATGTTCATGCAGTGGTTGTTGGCATTTTGTTCTCTCATAGTGTAATAAATCCGGTGTTGTACACATTCATTggacaaaattttaaaaagaatttgttGAAAATGTGGTGTTGCGTCAAGTTTATGCCATGTTTTTCGAGATTTGCACATGAGCCAGCATCCAGCTTTcgaacaacaacaacaacaacaattagaCATTCCACCATAAGGTCAAATTCTAAGTCTTCACAAGATCCTGATTTTGGAAAAGACATTCTTGGGCCAAATGAGACTATTCCATTAAAACAAGTGCTGTAG
- the LOC140040769 gene encoding uncharacterized protein has translation MSKTTALLTLYLEENSTLSRDIISEIVPKQKFDLDIEVDGPDDEERPTLSDTKEMARKMRRIADTLNSEWEQPSKRIVADMANSPKKGSLKSSINSFFQENQLISENEKKIAFVLKCVVDITDKIADSTYLRAIITDANELIDGYSL, from the exons ATGTCGAAAACAACGGCTCTTTTAACATTGTACTTAGAAGAAAATAGTACACTTTCACGCGATATAATTAGTGAGA ttgTGCCTAAACAAAAATTTGACCTTGATATTGAAGTAGATGGTCCTGACGATGAAGAAAGACCAACTTTATCAGATACCAAAGAA atgGCTAGAAAAATGAGAAGAATAGCAGATACGTTAAATTCAGAATGGGAGCAACCAAGCAAACGTATAGTGGCAGACATGGCAAATTCTCCAAAGAAGGGTTCGCTGAAGTCTTCAATCAACTCTTTCTTTCAAGAAAATCAACTTATttcagaaaatgaaaaaaaaatagcatTTGTGCTTAAATGTGTAGTTGATATTACAGACAAAATCGCAGATTCAACATATCTTAGAGCTATTATTACAGATGCCAATGAGTTAATAGATGGTTATTCTTTATAA